In Nymphaea colorata isolate Beijing-Zhang1983 chromosome 3, ASM883128v2, whole genome shotgun sequence, a genomic segment contains:
- the LOC116251597 gene encoding uncharacterized protein LOC116251597, translating to MSTKQGGKAKPLKKPKADKKEYDETDMANIQKKKDEEKALKELKAKASQKGSFGGAGLKKSGKK from the exons ATGTCGACCAAGCAAG GAGGAAAGGCGAAGCCGCTCAAGAAACCCAAGGCAGATAAAAAGGAGTACGATGAG ACTGATATGGCGAacatacagaagaaaaaggacgAAGAAAAG GCTCTTAAAGAGTTGAAGGCCAAGGCCTCGCAGAAAGGTTCGTTCGGTGGTGCTGGTCTGAAGAAAAGTGGGAAAAAGTGA
- the LOC116251592 gene encoding uncharacterized protein LOC116251592 isoform X1, with protein sequence MTTSVFVMDEHCSMARTRGGSVSGRGRTPRSTRSRNVETHQTGPRTPTGNIQQQQAFIMNALHMITGLIHRLAQNVSSGGTSTDTNATTNGEARGATHQQFMSLHPPKFHGKGTADDAEEWIQEIEEIFTTLEVPDNKKVRYGTFMLKGYANEWWQTQREVKFANHEASWEEFKEAFTHAYIPAFTREKRMQEFFELQQMSMSLHEYVVKFRHLEKYCPHVYTSDTDRANKFIRGLKDGLRSKVMCSRPQDLDDAIDMATRFDEDWNRTHGIDKRNEFLRSKSRPNMFKRRRSDRVNQGDKFKRQRPSSSRQDEECPKCHRQHPSKTCYRDVGACLYCGTQGHFICECPKKKEAEQMRGVANQPVEKKVLGRVYATTVEDLKSIDLIEVRIKSAEMSEEDHYAVLGLPSGIEGTKISESEIRKAYKAKALRYHPDKRPDDPTAAARFMTIQTSYEILVDVSARKAYDDLLKLKHEQQQRQNQVSAKRRKMMDKLEEEERAFASNAKSQAEMDIEEIERAKKKIEEEIARILSMKAKQASSTFSKKEHVGNNAPQPVSLDKSKIIEVTWCHSKDVSDVQRLYELFGKFGVVEDVVIRSKKALVVMASRDSVVSATKSFFVDDLNALRIRPLCPVTTVSSSPFEEKLDDVPEYSNLVGSAFHAHEESILQKLKQAAERQKAEAQSRDASSRQS encoded by the exons ATGACGACCTCAGTCTTTGTGATGGACGAGCATTG ttcaatggcacGCACTAGAGGAGGGAGTGTTAGTGGAAGAGGAAGAACTCCTCGCAGCACCAGGAGCCGAAATGTCGAGACTCATCAAACTGGACCCAGGACGCCTACTGGAAACATCCAACAACAGCAAGCGTTCATTATGAATGCCTTGCACATGATTACAGGGTTGATACATAGACTGGCGCAGAACGTTTCTTCAGGGGGAACCAGTACAGATACAAACGCGACAACGAATGGTGAGGCAAGGGGCGCaactcaccaacagtttatgagcTTGCATCCTCCAAAGTTTCATGGGAAAGGCACTGCTGACGATGCAGAAGAGTGGATACAAGAAATCGAGGAAATTTTTACCACCCTGGAAGTgcctgacaacaagaaggttcggtaTGGAACCTTTATGTTAAAAGGATATGCTAATGAATGGTGGCAGACCCAACGTGAAGTGAAGTTTGCAAATCACGAAGCGTCTTGGGAAGAATTCAAAGAAGCCTTCACACATGCTTACATCCCAGCCTTCACACGGGAGAAACGCATGCAAGAATTTTTTGAGCTTCAACAAATGAGTATGAGCCTGCACGAATACGTTGTCAAATTCAGACACTTGGAAAAATACTGCCCCCATGTGTATACTTCCGATACGGACAGAGCAAATAAGTTTAtcagaggacttaaagacgggttgcGAAGCAAAGTAATGTGTAGTCGCCCACAAGACTTGGACGATGCAATTGACATGGCCACACGCTTTGATGAAGATTGGAATAGGACTCATGGGATAGACAAGAGGAATGAATTTCTGCGGTCCAAGTCGAGGCCAAACATGTTCAAGAGGAGGCGCAGTGACAGGGTGAACCAGGGGGACAAattcaagagacagaggccatcaTCATCCAGGCAGGACGAGGAATGTCCCAAATGTCATCGCCAGCATCCCAGTAAAACATGTTACAGAGATGTCGGGGCATGTCTCTACTGCGGAACGCAAGGACATTTTATTTGtgagtgcccaaagaagaaagaggctgAGCAGATGCGTGGTGTAGCCAACCAACCAGTAGAGAAGAAGGTACTTGGGAGAGTTTATGCAACAACGGtagaggatttgaaatccatcgACTTGATTGAAG TAAGAATTAAATCCGCAGAGATGTCTGAGGAAGATCACTATGCTGTCCTCGGTCTCCCTTCTGGCATTGAAGGAACAAAGATCTCAGAGTCCGAAATTCGCAAAGCATATAAGGCAAAAGCATTAAGATACCACCCAGACAAGAGACCTGATGACCCTACAGCAGCAGCAAGGTTCATGACAATACAGACCTCTTATGAAATCCTGGTCGATGTTTCTGCTCGTAAAGCATATGATGATCTCTTGAAACTCAAGCATGAGCAGCAGCAGAGGCAGAACCAGGTTTCTGCTAAACGCAGGAAAATGATGGATAAActtgaagaggaagagagagcttTTGCTTCAAATGCTAAGAGCCAAGCTGAGATGGATATAGAGGAAATAGAGAGGGctaagaagaaaattgaagaagagATTGCAAGAATCTTGTCCATGAAGGCAAAGCAAGCTTCTTCCACCTTTTCGAAGAAAGAGCATGTTGGCAACAATGCTCCACAACCAGTGTCATTGGACAAAAGCAAGATTATCGAAGTCACATGGTGCCACTCCAAGGATGTGTCTGATGTACAACGATTGTATGAGTTATTTGGGAAATTTGGTGTGGTCGAGGATGTCGTTATCAGATCAAAGAAGGCATTAGTTGTCATGGCCTCTAGAGACAGTGTG GTTTCCGCAACAAAAAGCttctttgttgatgatttaaaTGCCTTACGTATCCGCCCTCTTTGCCCTGTAACCACTGTTTCATCAAGCCCTTTTGAAGAGAAGTTAGATGATGTTCCAGAATATTCAAATCTCGTTGGTTCTGCATTCCATGCCCATGAAGAATCCATTCTTCAGAAACTTAAGCAG GCTGCTGAAAGACAAAAAGCAGAAGCACAGTCTCGAGATGCATCGTCAAGGCAGAGCTGA
- the LOC116251596 gene encoding uncharacterized protein LOC116251596, which produces MAAWCLSCAAAIPSTAPSTSTSPLSSVSVGAHPGGVAPFNSAFLPPFFRGLRYRVAVSFAHRSGPAICMAPEEEKMTRRSPLDFPIEWERPKPGRRPDIFPQFSPMRTPLPTPMPADPPEEDEEEEEKKEEEEEDPEKEEPEKPENE; this is translated from the exons atggctgcTTGGTGTCTCTCCTGTGCGGCCGCAATCCCTTCCACCGCTCCTTCAACGTCTACATCTCCTCTCTCTTCCGTCTCTGTTGGCGCTCATCCTGGTGGAGTCGCCCCTTTCAACTCCGCCTTTCTCCCCCCTTTCTTCCGCGGGCTTCGTTACCGAGTCGCTGTTTCCTTCGCACACCGCAGTGGCCCCGCCATCTGTATGGCTCCCGAGGAAGAGAAGATGACGCGCCGGTCTCCGCTCGATTTCCCCATC GAGTGGGAGAGGCCAAAGCCGGGTAGAAGACCTGATATCTTCCCGCAGTTTAGTCCTATGAGAACACCATTGCCCACACCCATGCCAGCTGATCCTCCtgaagaagatgaggaagaagaagaaaagaaagaggaagaagaggaggatcCAGAAAAGGAAGAACCCGAGAAACCAGAAAACGAGTGA
- the LOC116251592 gene encoding uncharacterized protein LOC116251592 isoform X2, protein MARTRGGSVSGRGRTPRSTRSRNVETHQTGPRTPTGNIQQQQAFIMNALHMITGLIHRLAQNVSSGGTSTDTNATTNGEARGATHQQFMSLHPPKFHGKGTADDAEEWIQEIEEIFTTLEVPDNKKVRYGTFMLKGYANEWWQTQREVKFANHEASWEEFKEAFTHAYIPAFTREKRMQEFFELQQMSMSLHEYVVKFRHLEKYCPHVYTSDTDRANKFIRGLKDGLRSKVMCSRPQDLDDAIDMATRFDEDWNRTHGIDKRNEFLRSKSRPNMFKRRRSDRVNQGDKFKRQRPSSSRQDEECPKCHRQHPSKTCYRDVGACLYCGTQGHFICECPKKKEAEQMRGVANQPVEKKVLGRVYATTVEDLKSIDLIEVRIKSAEMSEEDHYAVLGLPSGIEGTKISESEIRKAYKAKALRYHPDKRPDDPTAAARFMTIQTSYEILVDVSARKAYDDLLKLKHEQQQRQNQVSAKRRKMMDKLEEEERAFASNAKSQAEMDIEEIERAKKKIEEEIARILSMKAKQASSTFSKKEHVGNNAPQPVSLDKSKIIEVTWCHSKDVSDVQRLYELFGKFGVVEDVVIRSKKALVVMASRDSVVSATKSFFVDDLNALRIRPLCPVTTVSSSPFEEKLDDVPEYSNLVGSAFHAHEESILQKLKQAAERQKAEAQSRDASSRQS, encoded by the exons atggcacGCACTAGAGGAGGGAGTGTTAGTGGAAGAGGAAGAACTCCTCGCAGCACCAGGAGCCGAAATGTCGAGACTCATCAAACTGGACCCAGGACGCCTACTGGAAACATCCAACAACAGCAAGCGTTCATTATGAATGCCTTGCACATGATTACAGGGTTGATACATAGACTGGCGCAGAACGTTTCTTCAGGGGGAACCAGTACAGATACAAACGCGACAACGAATGGTGAGGCAAGGGGCGCaactcaccaacagtttatgagcTTGCATCCTCCAAAGTTTCATGGGAAAGGCACTGCTGACGATGCAGAAGAGTGGATACAAGAAATCGAGGAAATTTTTACCACCCTGGAAGTgcctgacaacaagaaggttcggtaTGGAACCTTTATGTTAAAAGGATATGCTAATGAATGGTGGCAGACCCAACGTGAAGTGAAGTTTGCAAATCACGAAGCGTCTTGGGAAGAATTCAAAGAAGCCTTCACACATGCTTACATCCCAGCCTTCACACGGGAGAAACGCATGCAAGAATTTTTTGAGCTTCAACAAATGAGTATGAGCCTGCACGAATACGTTGTCAAATTCAGACACTTGGAAAAATACTGCCCCCATGTGTATACTTCCGATACGGACAGAGCAAATAAGTTTAtcagaggacttaaagacgggttgcGAAGCAAAGTAATGTGTAGTCGCCCACAAGACTTGGACGATGCAATTGACATGGCCACACGCTTTGATGAAGATTGGAATAGGACTCATGGGATAGACAAGAGGAATGAATTTCTGCGGTCCAAGTCGAGGCCAAACATGTTCAAGAGGAGGCGCAGTGACAGGGTGAACCAGGGGGACAAattcaagagacagaggccatcaTCATCCAGGCAGGACGAGGAATGTCCCAAATGTCATCGCCAGCATCCCAGTAAAACATGTTACAGAGATGTCGGGGCATGTCTCTACTGCGGAACGCAAGGACATTTTATTTGtgagtgcccaaagaagaaagaggctgAGCAGATGCGTGGTGTAGCCAACCAACCAGTAGAGAAGAAGGTACTTGGGAGAGTTTATGCAACAACGGtagaggatttgaaatccatcgACTTGATTGAAG TAAGAATTAAATCCGCAGAGATGTCTGAGGAAGATCACTATGCTGTCCTCGGTCTCCCTTCTGGCATTGAAGGAACAAAGATCTCAGAGTCCGAAATTCGCAAAGCATATAAGGCAAAAGCATTAAGATACCACCCAGACAAGAGACCTGATGACCCTACAGCAGCAGCAAGGTTCATGACAATACAGACCTCTTATGAAATCCTGGTCGATGTTTCTGCTCGTAAAGCATATGATGATCTCTTGAAACTCAAGCATGAGCAGCAGCAGAGGCAGAACCAGGTTTCTGCTAAACGCAGGAAAATGATGGATAAActtgaagaggaagagagagcttTTGCTTCAAATGCTAAGAGCCAAGCTGAGATGGATATAGAGGAAATAGAGAGGGctaagaagaaaattgaagaagagATTGCAAGAATCTTGTCCATGAAGGCAAAGCAAGCTTCTTCCACCTTTTCGAAGAAAGAGCATGTTGGCAACAATGCTCCACAACCAGTGTCATTGGACAAAAGCAAGATTATCGAAGTCACATGGTGCCACTCCAAGGATGTGTCTGATGTACAACGATTGTATGAGTTATTTGGGAAATTTGGTGTGGTCGAGGATGTCGTTATCAGATCAAAGAAGGCATTAGTTGTCATGGCCTCTAGAGACAGTGTG GTTTCCGCAACAAAAAGCttctttgttgatgatttaaaTGCCTTACGTATCCGCCCTCTTTGCCCTGTAACCACTGTTTCATCAAGCCCTTTTGAAGAGAAGTTAGATGATGTTCCAGAATATTCAAATCTCGTTGGTTCTGCATTCCATGCCCATGAAGAATCCATTCTTCAGAAACTTAAGCAG GCTGCTGAAAGACAAAAAGCAGAAGCACAGTCTCGAGATGCATCGTCAAGGCAGAGCTGA